One Macadamia integrifolia cultivar HAES 741 unplaced genomic scaffold, SCU_Mint_v3 scaffold2316, whole genome shotgun sequence DNA segment encodes these proteins:
- the LOC122066276 gene encoding uncharacterized protein LOC122066276: MEEIQTEIVRDGISDLIYTKEADAKTRFLKAMQNYEKLWAEKSRSRWRDQGDRCSKLFHISVKIRRMKNSIKSPKMVDGTLISDKEQIKEYVTGYYEHFHKGTPLTNHMDLLQCIPNVLEEWDRGRLDGIPSDTEIKSAVWDLDPDSAPGPNGFPGAFYKSCWDIISSDVCKAIRWFFRTGFMPYGINNNFLILVSARISILLNGGLVGYFGVEKGLRQGDPISPMLFIIAEEVLCRGLSELLDNNSIKALSGPRGAIIRTHILFADDVFIFSNASISEKKAKDSSDDVEGSDSGFESELESDSD; encoded by the exons atggaggAGATCCAGACTGAAATTGTAAGAGATGGGATAAGCGACTTAATTTATACcaaagaagctgatgcaaagaccAGATTCCTGAAGGCCAtgcaaaattatgagaaattgtGGGCTGAAAAATCTCGTTCTAGATGGAGGGATCAAGGAGATAGATGCTCAAAACTTTTTCACATCTCAGTGAAGATTCGGCGAATGAAGAACTCCATTAAATCTCCGAAGATGGTTGATGGGACCCTGATCTCTGATAAagagcagatcaaggaatacgTCACGGGATATTATGAGCATTTTCACAAAGGTACTCCCCTTACCAATCATATGGATTTATTGCAATGCATTCCAAATGTTTTAGAAGAATGGGATAGAGGTCGATTAGATGGTATTCCCTCTGACACTGAGATCAAGAGTGCAGTGTGGGATCTTGATCCAGATAGTGCTCCTGGTCCAAATGGATTTCCTGGAGCTTTTTATAAATCATGTTGGGACATCATATCTTCAGATGTGTGCAAGGCTATCAGGTGGTTTTTCAGAACCGGTTTCATGCCTTAtggaattaataataatttcctg aTCCTTGTTTCTGCCAGAATATCAATTCTTCTAAATGGTGGCCTTGTTGGATACTTTGGTGTGGAGAAGGGTTTGAGACAAGGAGATCCGATCTCGCCAATGCTGTTTATAATTGCTGAAGAGGTTCTTTGTAGAGGCTTATCTGAGCTCCTAGACAATAATAGCATTAAAGCTCTATCGGGTCCTCGTGGTGCTATTATCCGTACACATATTCTATTTGCTGATGATGTATTTATCTTCTCAAATGCATCCATCAG cgaaaaaaaagcGAAGGACTCTAGTGATGACGTGGAGGGGTCTGATTCTGGTTTTGAATCAGAATTAGAATCTGATTCAGACTAG